A window of Pirellula sp. SH-Sr6A contains these coding sequences:
- a CDS encoding serine/threonine protein kinase — translation MIANQVPCLKTEALADLLAGRLPADRFTEALEHVETCDHCTRAAETLSQEEPSHWVKRALHGAEAPLYDHEPECQAVMGSLLLQASTLGKSHSKSMLPIATLGPYRLLNWIGAGGMGSVYMAEHRRLKRMAAIKLLPREKSLQPGWLDRFNREMTSVAALEHPHVVRAIDAGEDGPWHYLVMEYLDGADLSQVCRRMGELPLRTSCELIRQAALGLDAIHSLGMTHRDIKPSNLFLTRAGVVKLLDLGLVLSGDSPLAADERLTTVGHLMGTLPYMAPEQLKDASSVDWRADLYSLGATLFRLLTGRPPHGKTKNFAMAVQIISNGPCPSIATVRNDLPDELVQLLDRMLSHDPAIRPKSALEVAKSLTPFCDDSAPKGLIRMAMQTKERGEGEPSGLLYSGSRPPNSSAKDVTVESRANGRKPRWPKWIVAGMAPLAFLAGIYLTIATDQGTLIIESDEPGVSVRVSQEDKVIESMRVEQSAKSLRLQSGVYRIELSGVENDGLVLSDSKVFLMRGDRKIVTIHRNTNELLSTPDGEVLSSERFYQGKTFDEWKVILQKERDVASIAQAMQALQRLAETDAEKATAARLCLLPARQLGGLVISGRPQSGVPAHHSGWFMTELADVYGGFLPEPGLTAMIEEFETGNKQSVSACFLLLGRFESEAVGQPGTRVQWTFPEFVQELVKTQDGREKAKRLESSMSKWFSRETLLDDPLSHSITLQRVMVLDVLGRSLAEDTQVVELAERLTKLADDVIVNGEHISQQLKGGMGGVSNPNYRGVSLGRSPISAWEAFVFSRALDRLPKISILLGLLEPTHILGAEREKQLFEAFERYAEENPRETAKAVVIHLERLETFGHSRVMGGGLDTRRSEQDTRPQVAKALLMTQSIDLPNVIESIEKGITTPDPGCLFSLEELKDLQRRLKQKLTP, via the coding sequence ATGATCGCAAACCAAGTCCCGTGCTTAAAAACCGAGGCGCTCGCCGATTTGCTTGCAGGGCGTCTTCCAGCAGATCGCTTTACCGAGGCGCTGGAGCATGTCGAAACCTGTGACCACTGCACGCGGGCTGCGGAGACCCTTAGCCAGGAAGAGCCCAGCCATTGGGTGAAGCGTGCCTTGCATGGGGCTGAAGCACCCCTTTACGATCACGAACCCGAATGCCAGGCGGTGATGGGGAGTTTGCTTCTACAAGCATCGACGCTTGGGAAATCCCACTCCAAATCCATGCTTCCCATCGCGACGTTAGGTCCCTATCGACTGTTGAACTGGATTGGGGCAGGTGGCATGGGATCGGTCTATATGGCCGAACATCGGAGATTGAAGCGGATGGCCGCGATCAAACTCTTGCCTCGTGAAAAGTCGCTTCAGCCGGGATGGCTAGACCGATTCAATCGCGAGATGACTTCCGTTGCAGCTCTGGAGCATCCGCATGTCGTTCGGGCCATCGATGCTGGGGAAGATGGTCCATGGCATTATTTAGTCATGGAATACCTCGATGGCGCGGACCTGAGTCAAGTGTGCCGCCGGATGGGGGAACTTCCTCTCCGTACCTCCTGCGAATTGATTCGACAGGCGGCTTTAGGGCTCGATGCTATTCATTCTCTGGGTATGACACATCGCGACATCAAGCCTTCGAATCTCTTCTTGACTCGCGCAGGTGTTGTTAAATTGCTTGATCTAGGTCTCGTCTTGTCGGGCGATTCCCCGCTGGCAGCCGATGAACGATTGACAACTGTGGGGCACTTGATGGGAACGCTTCCCTATATGGCGCCGGAGCAGTTGAAGGATGCTAGCAGCGTGGATTGGCGAGCCGATCTCTACAGTCTCGGTGCCACGCTCTTTCGATTGCTGACAGGACGTCCCCCCCATGGGAAGACTAAGAATTTCGCGATGGCTGTTCAGATCATCAGCAACGGTCCGTGTCCTTCGATCGCAACGGTTAGAAACGACTTGCCTGACGAATTGGTTCAACTTCTCGATCGGATGTTGAGTCACGATCCTGCGATCCGCCCGAAGTCTGCGTTGGAGGTGGCTAAATCGCTCACACCGTTCTGCGATGATTCCGCACCAAAGGGCTTGATTCGAATGGCTATGCAAACAAAAGAGAGAGGCGAGGGGGAACCGAGTGGTCTCCTTTACTCTGGTTCGCGTCCACCCAATTCGAGTGCTAAAGATGTCACGGTGGAGAGCCGAGCGAATGGCCGGAAACCTCGTTGGCCTAAATGGATCGTAGCGGGAATGGCGCCCCTAGCCTTTTTGGCAGGGATCTACCTCACGATCGCGACCGATCAAGGTACTTTGATCATTGAATCGGATGAGCCAGGGGTCAGCGTGAGAGTTTCTCAGGAAGACAAAGTGATCGAATCGATGCGTGTCGAACAAAGTGCCAAGTCGCTGAGGCTGCAAAGCGGCGTGTACCGCATCGAGCTATCCGGCGTTGAAAACGATGGCTTGGTGCTTAGTGATTCGAAAGTCTTCTTGATGCGAGGGGATAGAAAGATTGTCACTATCCACCGCAACACGAACGAGCTCCTGTCTACGCCCGATGGGGAAGTCCTTTCCTCGGAAAGATTCTATCAAGGTAAAACGTTTGATGAATGGAAGGTGATTCTGCAGAAGGAAAGAGATGTTGCATCGATTGCGCAAGCAATGCAGGCCCTCCAACGGCTCGCCGAAACCGATGCAGAGAAAGCGACAGCCGCTCGGTTATGTTTGTTGCCCGCTAGGCAACTGGGCGGGCTAGTCATTTCTGGCCGTCCACAATCGGGAGTTCCTGCGCATCATTCTGGATGGTTCATGACGGAACTAGCAGACGTCTACGGTGGTTTTCTCCCAGAACCGGGGCTGACGGCCATGATCGAAGAGTTCGAAACTGGCAACAAGCAAAGCGTTTCGGCCTGCTTTCTTCTCCTAGGTCGATTCGAAAGTGAAGCTGTGGGACAACCTGGAACGCGCGTTCAATGGACATTTCCGGAATTCGTTCAGGAACTCGTTAAGACCCAAGACGGGCGGGAAAAAGCGAAACGACTGGAATCATCTATGTCTAAGTGGTTTAGCAGGGAGACGCTTCTCGATGATCCGCTTTCTCATAGTATTACCTTGCAACGAGTAATGGTATTGGATGTTCTCGGTAGGAGTCTTGCCGAGGATACCCAGGTCGTTGAGCTTGCAGAACGATTGACGAAGTTAGCGGATGACGTGATTGTCAATGGTGAACACATTTCACAGCAGTTAAAAGGTGGGATGGGAGGAGTTAGCAACCCCAACTATCGCGGCGTGAGTCTTGGCCGCAGTCCCATTTCTGCTTGGGAGGCATTTGTATTTAGTAGGGCTCTCGATAGATTGCCCAAGATTTCTATTCTCCTCGGTTTGCTGGAACCAACTCACATTCTCGGTGCTGAGCGAGAAAAACAATTGTTCGAGGCGTTTGAGCGATACGCGGAAGAAAACCCCCGGGAAACAGCCAAAGCCGTCGTCATCCATTTGGAACGATTGGAGACGTTCGGGCATTCGCGTGTTATGGGAGGTGGACTAGATACGCGGCGTTCGGAGCAAGACACTCGTCCGCAGGTTGCCAAAGCTCTCCTGATGACGCAGAGTATCGATTTGCCGAATGTCATCGAATCCATAGAAAAAGGGATCACGACACCCGATCCCGGGTGCCTCTTTTCTCTCGAGGAGTTGAAAGATCTACAGCGTCGATTGAAACAGAAGCTTACGCCATGA